CGCTCGCACCCGAAACGGATCGGACGCCAGGAAGCCGACGCGCTGTACCAGGCCATCCAGGTCACCAGGATCAGCGCCCCGTCCACGGACTGCATTTCGCCGATCGGAGAAGCTCTGGTTCTCAAGGGCCTCCATCATCAACTCCCGGGCGAATTCTACTGCGCGGCGACGCGGCCGCCGGCCGTTTATCGCGGAAATCCTTTCGCCATCGAAGTCGGACTTGCTTTCGGCGGCGCCAGCCCGACTCAAAAAGTCACGCTCGACGCGCTGAGCGAACTCCTCGAAGCGAGCGACGCGCGTTCCCTGAGGCAATTTCTAATCACGACATTCGACGGTATCGGCGCGGCAGGCGCCGAAAAAATCCTGTCGCAGGCAAAGCTCGGCACGCGGCAGGCGCCCGCGAAATTGTCCAAACAGGAAGCCACCCAGTTGCACGATGCCATGAAGAATGTGAATCTGACCGAAGGTCAGACCATGCAGGTGCTGCGCTACGCGAATCGCGTCCCCTTGCAATTTCAGCCGGCGGCGTGCGCCATCACCCAGTCAGTCATTGGAAATAACTGGCGCTCCTACGGCCTGTCGCAGGCGCGCGGCCAGCTTCCGGTCGGCCCGATCACGGTGATGGTCCATATGGCCAGCGTATGGGTTCCGTTCACGAGCGAGTCGAAGGAAGCGATCGCCTCCTATCCGGAAATCATGAAGGAGCTGCGCCTCGGCCTTCAGGCGGTCGGACGAAAGCTCGCCGTTTATCTGAACCGCCGCAAGAAGGTGAAGCAGGAAGGTGAGCGGCGCGAGATCTTCCTGCGGTATCTCGGCGAGGTGGCCTCCGCCGTCGGCATGATCAAGGGATTGGGTGACAGCGGGAAAAAGGACCTTTTCACCCGCCTGGTCGAAGTCGCCAGGAAAAAGACGGCTGTCGCCGACACCGTGTTGGACGACCGCGGCAAGACCATCGAAGAAGATCTCGGAGACAACGTTTTAATCATCAGTGCAGAAACGGAACATGGCGAAGAAACAGGCGAAACCGACCAAGGCTAGTACCACTACCAAAGACAAAAAAACCCTCGGATCGATCCGCAATCTGGCGGACGGCGTGGTCCACTCTGCCGACCGCGGCCGCGCCCCGTATGTGGATATCCCGTCGCGATCGTTGTCGAACGTCAAGTTCAACCAGTCGAAGCGCATCATCGAGATGGGAACCGGGACGAATCGCCGGGAGTTGTTCAATCTCGCTCAGGCCCGAAGCTACATGCAGACGCTGCTGGTCGGATCCGGCTGTAAACAGCTTATCGACCAGGGAAAGACAACCAGCATCCGCGGTCTCTTCTATCTGCTGAAACATACGATCGAAGGCACCAGCGAAGAAACTTTCGACACGCAGAGCGAATGCGACCCCATCATCGAAGATATCGAAGTCTCACTCGACGCCATGCGCGAAGAGCTCCATCTTTATGCCAAGAACGCCGGCGCCATGGTCGGTCCGATCACGCTGGTGGACAGCGGAGACGAAATCGATTGCTCGCGCATGGGATCGGGCGGCTACAGCGTTCCGTCGATCGTCGAGCAGGATATCGTTCAGTTCAAAAAGAGCACCGCCAAGTTTGTCCTCCACGTCGAAAAGGACACGGTATGGCGGCGCTTCAACGAGGACAAATTCTGGAAAATCTATAACTGCATTCTGATCCACGGCGGAGGCCAGCCTCCCCGGGGCGTCCGGCGAATGCTGCACCGGCTTCACTATGAACTGGAACTTCCGGTTTATTGCCTGCTCGATAACGATCCATGGGGATACTACATCTACAGCGTTATCAAGCAGGGCTCGATCAACCTCGCCTACGAGTCACGCCGGATGGCGATCCCCGAAGCCCGCTTCCTCGGCCTGCGAAGCGTGGATTACGACCGCTGCAAGCTGAGCCCGAGCGTGCAGATCCGGCTCAACGATCAGGACATCAAACGGGCAAAGCAAATCGCGCAATATCCGTGGTTTGCAAAGAAGGCTCCGTGGCAGAAAGAAATCGATCAGATGCTGAAAAACGGTTTCAAACTGGAAGTCGAAGCGCTCATCAGCAAAGATATCAGCTATGTCACCGAACAGTACGTTCCGTCGCGCTTGAAGGAAGGCCACTTTCTCGACTGACTTAAATCCGTTCAATCTGCGGCCGAAAAACATTACTATTTAATTTCGCATCATTAAAAGGAGGCAAGTATGTCCGCTTTCGTTAGTGCGCCTGCGCCTGATTTTTCGGGCGATGCTTATGTAAACGGCGAGTTCAAGAAAATTTCGCTGTCGGATTACAAAGGCAAAAAACTCGTTCTGTTCTTCTATCCTCTTGATTTCACATTCGTGTGCCCGACCGAGATCCAGGCCTTCACAGACCAGCTCGACGATTTCAAAAAGCGCAACACCGAAGTGGTTGGCGTGTCGGTCGACTCGAAATTCACGCATTCCGCCTGGGCGCATCTGGACCGCAAGGAAGGCGGAATCAAGGGCGTCAACTTCCCGCTCCTTTCGGATCTCAGCAAGAAAGTCGCAGCCGATTACGGCGTTCTGCTGCCCGACGGCATTGCGCTGCGCGGCCTGTTCATTATTAATAAGGACGGGATTCTGAAGCACTCGACGATCAACCACCTGGATCTTGGCAGAAATGTCGAGGAGGTCCTGCGCGTCGTCGACGCCATCGATTTCAGCGAACAACACGGCGAAGTGTGTCCGGCAAACTGGAAAAAAGGCGAGAAGGCGATGAAGCCGACAGCCGAATCGCTCAAGCAGTACATGTCGAAATAACAGGCATTCCCTATGCGAGGAGAATCAATGAAAACAAAACTATTCATCGGAATAGCAGTATTGGCC
The DNA window shown above is from Terriglobia bacterium and carries:
- a CDS encoding DNA topoisomerase VI subunit B, giving the protein MDTEDQRPRRRVTAESMAAKQRDISVSEFFAKNRHLLGFDNPRKALLTAVKEAVDNSLDACEEAGIVPEIWVHMEPAGTNRFKVGVQDNGPGIVKKQIPLIFGKLLYGSKFHRLRMSRGQQGIGISAAGMYGMLTTGKPVKILSMTSARKPAHYFEIQIDTKRNQPEIINGKGEGEEIPSGEKGQKHIAEHGIEWVPELRSGTRVTIELEGRHVRGRGSVDEYLELTAIANPHVTIHYIDPEGNETTYTRSTTEIPREPVEIKPHPYGIELGQLVTMLKDTPATTMAQFLTTSFSRVTNAVAQNICKAAKISTRSHPKRIGRQEADALYQAIQVTRISAPSTDCISPIGEALVLKGLHHQLPGEFYCAATRPPAVYRGNPFAIEVGLAFGGASPTQKVTLDALSELLEASDARSLRQFLITTFDGIGAAGAEKILSQAKLGTRQAPAKLSKQEATQLHDAMKNVNLTEGQTMQVLRYANRVPLQFQPAACAITQSVIGNNWRSYGLSQARGQLPVGPITVMVHMASVWVPFTSESKEAIASYPEIMKELRLGLQAVGRKLAVYLNRRKKVKQEGERREIFLRYLGEVASAVGMIKGLGDSGKKDLFTRLVEVARKKTAVADTVLDDRGKTIEEDLGDNVLIISAETEHGEETGETDQG
- a CDS encoding DNA topoisomerase IV subunit A produces the protein MAKKQAKPTKASTTTKDKKTLGSIRNLADGVVHSADRGRAPYVDIPSRSLSNVKFNQSKRIIEMGTGTNRRELFNLAQARSYMQTLLVGSGCKQLIDQGKTTSIRGLFYLLKHTIEGTSEETFDTQSECDPIIEDIEVSLDAMREELHLYAKNAGAMVGPITLVDSGDEIDCSRMGSGGYSVPSIVEQDIVQFKKSTAKFVLHVEKDTVWRRFNEDKFWKIYNCILIHGGGQPPRGVRRMLHRLHYELELPVYCLLDNDPWGYYIYSVIKQGSINLAYESRRMAIPEARFLGLRSVDYDRCKLSPSVQIRLNDQDIKRAKQIAQYPWFAKKAPWQKEIDQMLKNGFKLEVEALISKDISYVTEQYVPSRLKEGHFLD
- a CDS encoding peroxiredoxin, with the translated sequence MSAFVSAPAPDFSGDAYVNGEFKKISLSDYKGKKLVLFFYPLDFTFVCPTEIQAFTDQLDDFKKRNTEVVGVSVDSKFTHSAWAHLDRKEGGIKGVNFPLLSDLSKKVAADYGVLLPDGIALRGLFIINKDGILKHSTINHLDLGRNVEEVLRVVDAIDFSEQHGEVCPANWKKGEKAMKPTAESLKQYMSK